One genomic region from Enterobacter hormaechei ATCC 49162 encodes:
- a CDS encoding ankyrin repeat domain-containing protein, translating into MKKRLMAFVAICFLFMIQGCKQDMDLNPQDYFSGQQLELAKAIEEGDVDAVKTLAPDSDLDQPGKQDMTLLFWAIGNAINDKKTSTHLKVITVLVQAGADPLQPRPQGKSSPAEFALKGDSADWIDAMLDGGLSPNVKDKVFHEPIVFQSLKAKNTETLEAMLDRGADVNSTNSLGKTLVFDALDNQAYDHVLLLLDRGADPSIKAKNGWSMSNALADALNGLDRGSEQYERLNEIKEKVIQKGGEWPPAPVK; encoded by the coding sequence GTGAAAAAACGGTTGATGGCGTTTGTCGCGATATGTTTTTTATTCATGATTCAGGGGTGTAAGCAGGATATGGACCTTAATCCACAGGACTACTTCAGCGGTCAGCAGCTTGAACTGGCGAAAGCGATTGAAGAAGGCGACGTCGATGCGGTGAAGACGCTTGCGCCAGACAGCGACCTTGATCAACCTGGAAAGCAGGATATGACCCTGCTTTTCTGGGCCATTGGCAACGCGATTAATGATAAAAAAACATCGACCCATTTAAAGGTGATTACGGTGCTTGTTCAGGCTGGCGCAGATCCACTCCAGCCTCGACCACAGGGAAAAAGCAGTCCTGCTGAATTTGCCCTGAAGGGAGACAGCGCGGACTGGATCGACGCGATGCTGGACGGTGGCCTCTCACCCAACGTGAAAGATAAGGTTTTCCACGAACCGATCGTCTTCCAGTCGCTTAAAGCGAAAAATACAGAGACGCTGGAAGCCATGCTCGATCGCGGTGCTGACGTCAACTCAACCAACTCACTGGGTAAAACGCTGGTGTTTGATGCCCTGGATAACCAGGCTTACGATCATGTCTTGTTGCTGCTCGATCGTGGAGCGGACCCATCAATTAAGGCCAAAAATGGCTGGTCGATGAGCAATGCGCTCGCGGACGCGCTGAATGGACTTGACCGAGGCAGTGAGCAATACGAGAGATTAAACGAAATAAAAGAGAAAGTTATCCAAAAAGGGGGTGAGTGGCCACCTGCGCCGGTTAAGTGA
- a CDS encoding immunity protein Tsi6 family protein yields the protein MLDLHSEDAVINHYADRYRNLMPVNSRKSIKRMDTAEAHAFEVWDKSLPLVISETNSLYNAVGALVGLAAGDAVGAALECKRRDSEHSLNLGTLASKEFSTTDEELAKHLSNANYILRVRYLVFLKIFRNFMDIFRFSG from the coding sequence TTGCTCGATCTTCACAGCGAAGATGCTGTTATTAATCATTATGCCGATCGTTACCGTAACCTGATGCCGGTAAATAGCCGTAAGTCTATAAAGAGAATGGATACAGCAGAAGCGCATGCGTTTGAAGTATGGGATAAATCATTACCTCTCGTCATATCGGAAACGAACTCACTCTATAATGCAGTAGGCGCTTTAGTGGGGCTGGCTGCGGGAGATGCTGTCGGGGCGGCGCTGGAATGTAAACGACGTGATAGCGAACATTCATTAAATTTGGGAACACTAGCCTCAAAAGAATTCTCAACTACGGATGAAGAACTGGCGAAGCATTTATCGAATGCAAATTATATATTGAGAGTAAGGTACTTAGTGTTTTTGAAAATATTCAGGAACTTTATGGACATCTTTCGCTTCAGCGGGTGA
- a CDS encoding immunity protein Tsi6 family protein, producing the protein MNDKTALNYVDKALILAKKRYAEVKNLNPHAPLLQMYGSIVQQLLFLRDLIEGKEKDKARLWKMTFGMYAAKEFDNSDELFFERLSDAWFIVDQIRRGLKVRLPHEVDANYSIKQQNLKMKYPNEF; encoded by the coding sequence ATGAATGACAAGACAGCTCTAAATTATGTTGATAAAGCATTAATATTAGCAAAAAAGAGATATGCTGAGGTAAAAAATCTCAATCCCCATGCTCCTCTTTTACAAATGTACGGCTCTATTGTACAACAATTATTATTTCTACGGGATTTAATCGAAGGCAAGGAAAAGGACAAGGCGAGATTATGGAAAATGACTTTCGGTATGTATGCAGCGAAGGAATTTGATAATTCTGATGAGTTGTTTTTTGAAAGGTTGTCGGATGCCTGGTTTATTGTGGATCAAATCCGCCGAGGGTTAAAGGTTAGGCTGCCGCATGAGGTTGATGCCAATTACAGCATAAAGCAACAAAATCTCAAGATGAAATATCCTAATGAATTTTAG
- a CDS encoding type VI secretion system Vgr family protein → MLNRITVQLPVEGLLFWKLSGREAMSESFALTLTLLGTDARIDRSKLLGQPVTVTIPTQNLLTPRYINGKVTRVAVSAVELTGTRYAVYQLTVEPDLWPMKRDRNLRIFQGQTVPQIVKTLLGEHQVNVEDKLTGSYRVWDYCVQYQESSLDFISRLMELEGIAYYFSHEADKHTLVLTDAATQHQPFSGYEVIPYHQTPSGGSTDEEGISQWALEDSVTPGIYSLDDYDFRKPNAWLFQAQQNPASPKPGSIDVYDWPGRFVETGHAEFYARIRQERWQVEHQQIQATATAAGIAPGHTFTLTNAPFFSDNGEYLVTAAGYHFEENRYASGEGETIHRTDFTVIPASVSYRPAQSTAWPRTYGPQTAKVVGPQGESIWTDKYGRVKVKFHWDRLAKGDDTSSCWVRVSSAWAGQGYGGVQIPRVGDEVVVDFINGDPDRPIITGRVYNEASMPPWALPAAATQMGFMSRTKDGSVDNANALRFEDKAGAEQVWIQAERNMDTSVKNDETHSVGGARSHYVKKNELHRVEANQIQAVKGGTEILTGKGKLDAAVEQYVIASGTKLRLVSGESAIELNANGKINLIGKEFNFFVEGDGYITTGGKLHLNTSGTQPGTTAPGSGHKGDIDAAVQEKFSPNKSAKNPAPAASAPAATRPKPTTKFVSAPPLKGSYVYQNNSYNSDVMPFSEDVVKEINKSPTLQTQLKDLKDKGWAIQPGAAGGGSYADTNNKLIVMDPEHMEDTATTVQTLAHEAGHATYPVAVDSSSKENFINSQLMDEGGATLNNIKIQREILSNGGIDIDIAGSAENLKAYNSAYDKMVNGELSRIDAAKAIGKVYGKGEIASGTNLNYNDYYGGFYGK, encoded by the coding sequence ATGCTCAACCGAATTACCGTTCAGCTCCCGGTTGAGGGGCTGCTCTTCTGGAAACTCTCCGGCCGCGAGGCGATGTCCGAGTCGTTCGCGCTGACGCTGACCCTGCTCGGCACAGATGCGCGCATTGATCGCAGCAAGCTGCTGGGCCAGCCGGTCACGGTGACGATTCCGACGCAGAACCTGCTTACCCCCCGCTACATCAACGGCAAAGTCACGCGCGTGGCGGTGAGCGCCGTGGAGCTGACGGGCACCCGCTATGCGGTGTACCAGCTGACGGTGGAGCCGGACCTGTGGCCAATGAAGCGTGACCGTAACCTGCGGATCTTCCAGGGGCAGACGGTACCGCAGATTGTCAAAACCCTGCTGGGGGAGCATCAGGTTAACGTTGAGGACAAACTCACCGGCAGCTACCGGGTATGGGACTACTGCGTGCAGTATCAGGAATCGAGCCTGGACTTCATCAGCCGCCTGATGGAGCTGGAAGGGATTGCGTACTACTTCAGCCACGAGGCGGACAAGCATACCCTGGTACTCACCGACGCCGCGACCCAGCATCAGCCGTTCAGCGGCTATGAGGTCATCCCGTACCATCAGACGCCGTCCGGCGGCAGTACGGATGAAGAGGGCATCAGCCAGTGGGCGCTGGAGGACAGCGTCACGCCGGGGATTTACAGCCTCGACGACTACGACTTCCGCAAGCCGAACGCGTGGCTTTTCCAGGCCCAGCAGAACCCGGCGTCCCCGAAACCGGGCAGCATCGACGTGTACGACTGGCCGGGGCGCTTTGTGGAGACAGGCCATGCGGAGTTCTACGCCCGTATCCGTCAGGAGCGCTGGCAGGTGGAGCATCAGCAGATTCAGGCGACGGCTACCGCAGCGGGCATTGCGCCGGGCCACACCTTCACGTTAACCAACGCGCCGTTCTTCAGCGACAACGGCGAGTATCTGGTGACGGCGGCCGGGTATCACTTCGAGGAGAACCGATACGCCAGCGGCGAAGGTGAAACCATTCACCGCACCGATTTCACCGTTATCCCGGCGTCGGTGTCGTACCGTCCGGCGCAGAGCACGGCGTGGCCGCGCACCTACGGCCCGCAGACGGCGAAAGTCGTGGGACCGCAGGGCGAGAGTATCTGGACGGACAAATATGGCCGCGTGAAGGTGAAATTCCACTGGGACCGTCTGGCGAAGGGCGATGACACCAGCTCCTGCTGGGTGCGTGTGTCGAGCGCCTGGGCGGGCCAGGGCTACGGCGGGGTGCAGATCCCGCGCGTCGGCGACGAGGTGGTGGTGGACTTTATCAACGGCGACCCGGACCGTCCGATTATCACCGGCCGTGTATATAACGAAGCCAGCATGCCGCCGTGGGCGCTGCCGGCTGCCGCGACGCAGATGGGCTTTATGAGCCGGACAAAAGACGGTTCCGTGGACAACGCCAACGCCCTGCGCTTTGAGGACAAGGCGGGCGCAGAGCAGGTGTGGATCCAGGCCGAGCGCAACATGGACACCAGCGTTAAAAATGATGAAACGCACAGCGTCGGCGGCGCACGCAGTCATTACGTGAAGAAAAATGAACTGCATCGCGTGGAGGCTAATCAGATCCAGGCCGTGAAAGGCGGAACCGAGATCCTGACGGGGAAAGGCAAGCTGGATGCGGCGGTGGAGCAGTACGTCATTGCTTCCGGGACGAAGCTGCGGCTGGTCTCGGGTGAGAGCGCGATTGAACTCAACGCTAACGGCAAGATTAACCTGATCGGCAAAGAGTTTAACTTCTTCGTTGAGGGCGATGGGTATATCACCACGGGCGGTAAGCTGCATCTGAATACGTCGGGCACCCAACCGGGCACAACAGCACCGGGATCGGGGCATAAAGGGGATATTGATGCGGCGGTGCAGGAGAAGTTTTCGCCGAATAAAAGTGCTAAGAATCCGGCTCCCGCAGCTTCAGCGCCAGCAGCAACCAGACCTAAACCAACAACAAAATTTGTATCAGCGCCACCATTAAAAGGGAGTTACGTTTATCAAAATAATTCCTACAACTCTGATGTGATGCCCTTCAGTGAAGATGTAGTTAAGGAAATCAATAAGTCACCAACGCTTCAGACACAATTAAAAGATCTAAAAGATAAAGGGTGGGCTATTCAGCCGGGAGCCGCAGGAGGGGGGAGTTACGCTGACACTAATAACAAATTGATTGTTATGGACCCTGAACACATGGAGGATACAGCCACAACGGTGCAAACTCTGGCACATGAGGCAGGGCATGCAACTTATCCTGTTGCGGTAGATTCTTCTAGTAAGGAAAACTTCATCAACAGCCAGCTTATGGATGAAGGTGGAGCAACACTGAATAATATTAAAATACAACGCGAGATCCTTTCAAACGGCGGTATTGATATTGATATAGCAGGAAGTGCCGAAAACCTAAAAGCATATAATTCAGCATATGATAAAATGGTGAACGGTGAGTTATCTCGAATTGATGCTGCTAAAGCAATAGGAAAAGTGTATGGTAAAGGCGAAATAGCCTCAGGGACTAATCTAAATTATAATGATTACTATGGAGGATTCTATGGAAAGTAG
- a CDS encoding DcrB-related protein translates to MKYTLQEGSFTLFPAAWQDNSMNIIRDDESGLSVVVSRGVIPDGSDYEQEFHRQWDVLRPQMGEIAQSEFQHVKAGPDGNINGLEVETTFDRNGQRLWQKQLAVQTPGKSVLMIFTLSALKAFTEEDEARWSTLKQSLTLNDDRNV, encoded by the coding sequence ATGAAATACACCCTCCAGGAAGGTTCCTTTACCCTTTTTCCTGCCGCCTGGCAGGACAACAGCATGAACATCATTCGTGATGACGAGAGCGGGCTGTCCGTGGTGGTCAGCCGCGGCGTTATCCCGGACGGCAGCGACTACGAACAAGAGTTTCACCGCCAGTGGGATGTGCTGCGTCCTCAGATGGGTGAGATCGCCCAGAGCGAATTCCAGCACGTAAAAGCCGGGCCAGACGGAAACATTAACGGGCTGGAAGTTGAAACCACCTTTGACCGTAACGGCCAGCGCCTGTGGCAAAAACAGCTTGCCGTACAGACGCCAGGCAAGTCGGTACTGATGATTTTTACCCTCTCAGCCTTAAAAGCCTTTACCGAAGAGGACGAGGCGCGCTGGAGCACACTGAAGCAGAGTCTGACGCTAAACGACGACCGGAATGTGTAA
- a CDS encoding RHS repeat-associated core domain-containing protein: MSDNNAARKGDEIIHSSIFADITSIVAEGAAYAVIGAAVGAAATVAAPLLGAGAAAAGVAAIGSSCLLSGIIGGVLANVAGITDDISNAAEGLGNALFPPSPAGKITTGSSNVLTNKLPAARAAGTLTPADTPSPEPQSPGSFADYAGMLLSAAGQFGSEMWQPSVASAAAGTSPLEEDKVACDKHSGPQYLAEGSKSVFINGQPAVRAKDRSTCEGTVSDDVSPNVIIGGDTLTVRDIKSGKTPGLALGMIALSLLRGRPGKILKNMPCALASAGGGMLADMAVNAVFGSSHPVHAATGVKVLNDDDELDFSLPGRFPLRWQRSYNSLTTREGLFGLGWATTFDSYLTLEKNNATWFDETGRELSFELPPVDRAFYSISEGIIIRRNESGDVAIADDDGAVWRLYKPTRANPSILRLASLSDEYGNALLTEWDEHGRLIGLHDEPRAIDVTLRYEDERFPQRVTSASHFDGNQTWPLMKWGYDARGQLASATDASGVVTREYRYNDDDLMVWHRLPGGLESEYRWQKFDHWRVVENRTSTGDGCRFSYDLAAGLTTVDHYDGQTRKHYWNAQNLIVRYVDERGENWRYEWDDNELLTRRIDPLGNAVTFVYDEMGNRVQEIDADGNTRTTTWLEHRALPASIIEADGSATRFLYDEHHGLKRVVDPMGQTSLLRRDEFGQVVEEVDAAGNSRYQEYNEAGQMVRATDCSGRVTQYRYHPLGWLVAEISADGEETRYRYDAAGRPVQLDRPEGWTESLKWNERGLPVKHAGADGKESEFRYDEAGRLTATRNTQGEEVRRRWDSRGRLIALENENGEAYQFRWGADSLLLEEVGLDGVASQYRYDACGRTIARTFAAGHPEAITHAFAWSASGQLVARTTPEGQTRYHYTPSGLLSRIGLHPALSADAWSAEAEQELVFDYDALGRVTRETGEHGELAWEYDALGNRTSVTLPDGRELKQFYYGSGHLLSIALDKLSVSDFTRDELHRETSRTQGLLTTRSEYDRLGRLHRRDVFTGNAQRPSPRRWSRRWDYDYRNNLVREERDDNPFSWYRWQYDSAGRLLVQDGTLPGQEQWRWDAAGNPLEGSAEKVTHNRLTQLNGIRWRYDIHGRTVEKDNGQTRWHYRYDNEHRLTEVISQPRDRNRPQTQVSFRYDPLGRRISKTRRQMVGGQPTGNPVTTRFVWEGFRLLQEVHGDVPLTYVYSDQDSYDPLARIDGVDAPEIFWFHCQPNGTPERMTDIEGQVRWEGVNSAWGKLLRESETQVSGYSQNLRMQGQYLDRETGLHYNLFRYYDPDCGRFTQQDPIGLAGGINLYQYAPNALGWVDPWGLSRCSSSGKYKPGTILGRTVYKNTVDIHPGVPKSVHPSVHPSIKAKVKDGWTNVDLMKNGYAPIGTDGKQVNLHHVLGQEPGPMVEILSSTHKLYHKQLHGLIENGGSFRNTPELDRQYNRFRSAYWKLRALDF; this comes from the coding sequence ATGAGCGATAACAACGCGGCCCGTAAGGGCGACGAGATTATTCACTCCAGCATTTTTGCTGACATCACCAGCATTGTGGCGGAAGGTGCTGCCTATGCGGTGATTGGCGCGGCGGTGGGCGCAGCAGCGACCGTCGCGGCCCCACTGCTGGGAGCCGGGGCCGCCGCAGCAGGCGTGGCGGCGATTGGATCCAGCTGTCTGTTGAGCGGCATTATCGGCGGGGTTCTGGCGAACGTCGCCGGGATCACCGACGATATCAGCAATGCCGCTGAAGGGCTGGGTAACGCGCTTTTCCCGCCGTCGCCTGCGGGCAAAATCACCACCGGTTCGAGTAATGTTCTGACAAATAAACTCCCCGCTGCGCGCGCAGCCGGGACGTTAACGCCTGCCGATACCCCTTCGCCTGAGCCGCAGTCTCCGGGCAGCTTTGCCGACTACGCGGGCATGCTGCTCTCCGCTGCCGGACAGTTCGGCAGCGAGATGTGGCAGCCGAGCGTCGCCTCTGCCGCCGCAGGGACCTCGCCGCTGGAAGAAGACAAGGTGGCGTGTGATAAACACTCCGGGCCACAGTATCTGGCGGAAGGATCTAAAAGCGTCTTTATCAACGGACAGCCTGCGGTACGCGCGAAAGATCGCTCCACCTGCGAAGGCACCGTTTCCGACGATGTCTCCCCGAACGTGATCATTGGCGGGGACACGCTCACGGTCCGCGACATCAAAAGCGGCAAAACGCCGGGTCTGGCGCTGGGGATGATTGCTCTCTCTCTGCTTCGCGGGCGTCCGGGCAAAATTTTGAAAAATATGCCCTGCGCGCTGGCGTCGGCTGGCGGCGGGATGCTGGCTGATATGGCCGTCAACGCCGTGTTCGGCTCCTCGCACCCGGTTCATGCCGCCACCGGCGTAAAGGTGCTGAACGACGACGATGAACTCGATTTCTCGCTGCCGGGGCGCTTCCCGCTGCGCTGGCAGCGCAGCTACAACAGCCTCACCACCCGTGAAGGGCTGTTCGGACTGGGCTGGGCAACCACCTTTGACAGCTATCTGACGCTGGAAAAAAACAACGCCACCTGGTTCGATGAAACCGGGCGCGAGCTGAGCTTTGAACTGCCGCCGGTCGACCGCGCGTTTTACAGCATCAGCGAAGGCATTATCATCCGCCGCAATGAGAGCGGCGACGTGGCGATTGCCGACGATGACGGCGCGGTGTGGCGTTTGTATAAGCCGACTCGCGCTAACCCCTCCATCCTGCGTCTGGCCTCCCTCAGTGATGAATACGGCAACGCGCTGCTGACGGAATGGGACGAGCACGGGCGGCTGATCGGTCTGCACGATGAGCCGCGGGCGATTGATGTCACCCTGCGCTACGAAGATGAACGTTTCCCGCAGCGCGTTACCTCCGCGAGCCATTTTGACGGCAACCAGACATGGCCACTGATGAAGTGGGGTTACGACGCGCGCGGCCAGCTGGCGAGCGCGACGGATGCCTCCGGCGTGGTGACGCGTGAATACCGTTATAACGATGACGACCTGATGGTCTGGCACCGTCTGCCGGGCGGGCTGGAGAGTGAATACCGCTGGCAAAAATTCGACCACTGGCGCGTGGTGGAAAACCGCACCAGCACCGGCGACGGCTGTCGCTTTAGCTACGATTTAGCCGCCGGGCTGACGACCGTCGATCACTACGACGGTCAGACGCGAAAGCATTACTGGAACGCGCAAAACCTGATTGTTCGCTATGTTGACGAGCGCGGTGAGAACTGGCGCTACGAGTGGGATGACAACGAACTCCTCACGCGTCGCATCGATCCGCTGGGTAATGCCGTTACCTTCGTCTATGACGAGATGGGCAACCGGGTGCAGGAGATCGACGCCGATGGCAATACCCGCACCACCACCTGGCTGGAGCACCGTGCGCTTCCGGCGTCCATCATCGAAGCCGACGGTAGCGCCACCCGGTTCCTGTATGACGAACATCACGGGCTGAAACGCGTGGTGGATCCGATGGGGCAGACCTCGCTGCTGCGTCGGGACGAGTTTGGTCAGGTTGTGGAAGAAGTCGATGCCGCCGGGAACAGCCGTTACCAGGAGTACAACGAGGCCGGGCAGATGGTGCGTGCGACGGACTGTTCGGGCCGTGTGACACAATACCGTTATCATCCGCTGGGCTGGCTGGTGGCTGAGATAAGCGCCGACGGCGAAGAGACGCGTTACCGCTACGACGCCGCGGGGCGTCCGGTGCAGCTCGACCGACCAGAAGGCTGGACTGAGTCGCTCAAATGGAACGAACGTGGCCTGCCGGTGAAGCATGCGGGCGCCGACGGGAAAGAGAGCGAGTTCAGATACGACGAGGCAGGGCGCTTAACCGCCACCCGTAATACGCAGGGTGAAGAGGTGCGCCGCCGCTGGGACAGCCGCGGGCGTCTGATTGCCCTGGAAAACGAAAACGGCGAAGCGTATCAGTTCCGCTGGGGCGCAGACTCGCTGCTGCTGGAAGAGGTGGGGCTGGATGGCGTGGCCTCGCAGTATCGCTACGATGCCTGCGGGCGTACGATAGCGCGTACCTTTGCTGCCGGACATCCGGAGGCCATTACCCATGCCTTCGCCTGGAGCGCGAGCGGCCAGCTGGTCGCCCGCACCACGCCGGAGGGGCAGACCCGCTACCACTACACCCCGTCCGGCCTTCTGAGCCGGATTGGGCTGCATCCCGCGCTTTCAGCCGATGCCTGGAGCGCCGAGGCCGAGCAGGAGCTTGTGTTTGATTATGACGCGCTCGGGCGCGTCACGCGCGAAACGGGCGAACACGGGGAGCTGGCGTGGGAGTATGACGCGCTGGGTAACCGCACCTCCGTCACGCTGCCCGATGGCCGGGAGCTGAAACAGTTCTACTACGGCAGCGGGCATCTGCTCAGCATTGCCCTTGATAAGCTCTCGGTCTCCGACTTTACCCGCGACGAACTTCACCGTGAAACCAGCCGTACGCAGGGGCTGCTAACCACACGCAGCGAATATGACCGTCTCGGTCGACTGCATCGCCGGGACGTTTTTACCGGCAATGCCCAGCGCCCGTCGCCGCGCCGCTGGTCCCGCCGCTGGGATTACGACTATCGCAATAACCTGGTGCGGGAAGAACGGGACGATAACCCGTTCAGCTGGTACCGCTGGCAGTATGACAGCGCCGGACGTCTGCTGGTTCAGGACGGCACGCTGCCCGGCCAGGAGCAGTGGCGCTGGGATGCAGCCGGTAACCCGCTCGAAGGCTCGGCTGAGAAGGTCACGCACAACCGCCTGACGCAGCTGAATGGCATTCGCTGGCGCTATGACATCCATGGTCGCACCGTGGAGAAGGATAACGGCCAGACCCGCTGGCACTACCGCTACGACAACGAGCACCGCCTGACGGAGGTCATCAGCCAGCCGCGGGACCGCAACAGGCCGCAGACGCAGGTCAGCTTCCGCTATGACCCACTCGGACGACGCATCAGCAAAACGCGTCGCCAGATGGTGGGCGGACAGCCAACCGGTAACCCAGTCACCACCCGGTTTGTCTGGGAAGGGTTCCGGCTGTTGCAGGAGGTGCACGGGGATGTGCCGCTGACCTACGTCTACAGCGATCAGGACAGCTACGATCCGCTGGCACGTATTGACGGCGTTGATGCCCCGGAAATCTTCTGGTTCCACTGCCAGCCCAACGGCACGCCGGAGCGGATGACGGATATCGAAGGGCAGGTGCGCTGGGAAGGCGTGAACAGCGCCTGGGGCAAACTGCTGCGGGAAAGCGAGACGCAGGTATCAGGATATTCCCAGAACCTGCGTATGCAGGGGCAATACCTGGACCGTGAGACAGGGCTGCACTACAATCTGTTCCGGTATTATGACCCGGACTGCGGAAGGTTTACGCAGCAGGACCCGATAGGGCTGGCGGGGGGGATAAACCTTTACCAGTATGCGCCGAATGCGCTGGGGTGGGTGGATCCGTGGGGGTTGAGTAGGTGTTCATCCTCAGGTAAATATAAGCCTGGAACTATTCTGGGACGTACAGTTTATAAAAATACTGTTGATATACATCCTGGAGTTCCTAAGTCAGTTCATCCGTCAGTTCATCCTTCAATCAAAGCGAAAGTTAAGGATGGTTGGACAAATGTTGATTTGATGAAAAATGGCTATGCTCCGATTGGCACGGATGGGAAACAAGTCAATCTTCATCACGTTCTTGGACAAGAACCTGGACCAATGGTGGAAATTCTTTCATCTACGCATAAGCTGTATCATAAGCAATTGCATGGATTAATCGAGAACGGTGGTAGTTTTAGAAATACTCCTGAACTTGATAGACAGTACAACAGATTCAGAAGTGCGTATTGGAAGTTGAGAGCATTAGATTTTTAA
- a CDS encoding SMI1/KNR4 family protein, producing MMTIKTAIEYLNNNATDEVFWLGQVDIEQIDLLENNLGIKLPHDFREFLLLVGGGGVIGEEISGIVDNNALEESGGAVFYDTIYCRNEFSLPENYAVIYLKDDEVCWCIDSGGENFGRVVNYDLFSKNTTNIISPSFSEFFDNYVKLRT from the coding sequence ATGATGACTATCAAAACTGCAATTGAATATTTGAACAATAATGCGACAGACGAAGTTTTTTGGTTAGGTCAAGTTGATATAGAACAGATTGACTTACTTGAAAATAACCTTGGCATTAAACTCCCTCATGATTTTCGAGAGTTCTTACTTTTGGTTGGGGGCGGAGGGGTGATTGGAGAGGAGATTTCAGGAATAGTGGATAATAATGCTCTTGAAGAGTCAGGAGGTGCTGTTTTTTACGATACAATATATTGCCGCAATGAATTTTCACTCCCTGAAAATTATGCTGTTATATATCTAAAAGATGATGAGGTTTGCTGGTGTATAGATTCTGGTGGTGAGAATTTTGGAAGGGTTGTTAATTATGATCTGTTTTCCAAGAATACGACGAACATTATAAGCCCTTCGTTTTCTGAATTTTTTGATAATTATGTTAAGTTGCGGACGTGA
- a CDS encoding DUF6386 family protein, with the protein MHEIIHFQTNTATVVIYDLVSLKHRVNDDADWWSLPEDEVVEINKGNVLFLNVGDDGTYKVYIKNDVEEYIGALFLNVPSGKVFIGAGEDVTGGDLESDDSDAISGEFITLEPGSYEVKYKKQGSDVLISFTKTTITENSLEEGVYL; encoded by the coding sequence ATGCATGAAATAATACATTTCCAAACAAATACAGCAACAGTAGTCATTTATGATTTAGTTTCACTAAAACATAGAGTTAACGATGATGCAGATTGGTGGAGTCTTCCTGAAGATGAAGTGGTAGAAATAAACAAAGGAAATGTATTATTTCTCAATGTTGGGGATGATGGCACCTACAAAGTTTATATTAAAAATGATGTTGAAGAATATATCGGCGCGCTGTTTTTAAACGTACCTAGTGGAAAGGTTTTCATTGGGGCGGGAGAAGATGTCACGGGCGGGGATCTTGAGTCTGATGACTCAGATGCTATTTCAGGTGAGTTTATTACTTTGGAACCTGGTAGTTACGAAGTTAAATATAAAAAGCAAGGCTCAGATGTTCTAATTTCCTTTACAAAAACAACGATTACAGAAAACTCGTTAGAAGAGGGAGTTTATCTCTGA